From a region of the Rathayibacter sp. VKM Ac-2804 genome:
- a CDS encoding aminotransferase class V-fold PLP-dependent enzyme, which produces MALDQTVRSSAAELDRLDPLAGYRSRFVGADDLALPAYVDGNSLGRPLKVLTERYAAFVEQEWGNRLIRGWDDSWFQLPLTLGDRLGRSVLGAAPGQVVVGDSTTVSLYKLIRTALTARPGRSEIVIDRGNFPTDRFVVEGIAAETGATIRWIETESGSGVTPDDVRAVVGADTAVVVLSQVAYRSGYAADVPAITAIVHEHGALVLWDVCHSVGVLPIELDAWGVDLATGCTYKYLNGGPGAPAFLYVRRELIAGAQQPIQGWMGVKDSFRMGEDYDPADGIRRFLSGTPPIVGMLAMQAMLDLIEEAGLPAIHAKSIALTAFAVELFDEHLAPLGVELSTTREPARRGGHITVDHPDFAAMVPVLWKRGIIPDFRTPSGIRLGLSPLSTSFAEVETVVLAVRDLLVEGARESREVHGGA; this is translated from the coding sequence GTGGCCCTCGACCAGACCGTCCGCTCCTCCGCGGCCGAGCTCGACCGCCTCGACCCGCTCGCTGGCTACCGCTCGCGCTTCGTCGGCGCGGACGACCTGGCGCTGCCCGCCTACGTCGACGGCAACTCGCTCGGCCGTCCGCTGAAGGTCCTGACCGAGCGCTACGCCGCGTTCGTCGAGCAGGAGTGGGGGAACCGCCTCATCCGCGGCTGGGACGACAGCTGGTTCCAGCTGCCGCTGACGCTCGGCGACCGCCTCGGCCGCTCCGTGCTGGGCGCCGCTCCCGGCCAGGTCGTCGTCGGCGACTCCACCACCGTCTCGCTCTACAAGCTGATCCGCACCGCGCTGACCGCCCGGCCCGGCCGCTCCGAGATCGTCATCGACCGCGGCAACTTCCCGACCGACCGCTTCGTGGTCGAGGGCATCGCCGCCGAGACCGGCGCCACGATCCGCTGGATCGAGACCGAGTCCGGCAGCGGGGTCACGCCCGACGACGTCCGCGCGGTCGTCGGGGCCGACACGGCCGTGGTCGTGCTGAGCCAGGTCGCCTACCGCTCCGGCTACGCCGCCGACGTCCCGGCGATCACCGCGATCGTGCACGAGCACGGCGCGCTGGTGCTCTGGGACGTCTGCCACTCCGTCGGCGTGCTGCCGATCGAGCTCGACGCCTGGGGCGTGGACCTGGCGACGGGCTGCACCTACAAGTACCTCAACGGCGGCCCGGGCGCCCCCGCCTTCCTCTACGTGCGCCGCGAGCTGATCGCCGGGGCTCAGCAGCCGATCCAGGGCTGGATGGGCGTCAAGGACTCGTTCCGGATGGGCGAGGACTACGACCCCGCCGACGGCATCCGCCGCTTCCTCAGCGGGACGCCGCCGATCGTCGGGATGCTCGCGATGCAGGCGATGCTCGACCTGATCGAGGAGGCCGGCCTGCCCGCGATCCACGCCAAGTCGATCGCGCTGACCGCCTTCGCCGTCGAGCTGTTCGACGAGCACCTCGCCCCGCTCGGCGTCGAGCTGTCGACCACCCGCGAGCCCGCGCGCCGCGGCGGCCACATCACCGTCGACCACCCGGACTTCGCCGCGATGGTGCCCGTGCTCTGGAAGCGCGGGATCATCCCGGACTTCCGCACGCCCAGCGGCATCCGGCTCGGCCTCTCGCCGCTCTCCACCTCCTTCGCGGAGGTCGAGACCGTGGTCCTTGCGGTGCGCGACCTGCTCGTCGAGGGGGCGCGCGAGTCCCGAGAGGTCCACGGCGGAGCGTGA
- a CDS encoding ThuA domain-containing protein, producing the protein MSAPLEVLVWNEFRHETRGDETVMRHYPDGIHRVIADGLSESLGDAVSVRTATLPEPEHGLTEEALAKTDVLLWWAHIAHPEVSDEVVQRVLRHVQEGMGILILHSGHYSKIFQALMGTTCSLKWRNDHDRELVWTIAPTHPIAEGVPSPIVIPEQEMYGEYFDIPVPEETVFLSTFSGGEVFRSGVTYTRGLGKVFYFSPGDQDYPVYHHPDIKRVLANAAQWARPKRERTPLTADHHPRGWFES; encoded by the coding sequence ATGAGCGCTCCCCTCGAGGTCCTGGTCTGGAACGAGTTCCGCCACGAGACGCGCGGCGACGAGACCGTGATGCGGCACTACCCCGACGGCATCCACCGGGTGATCGCGGACGGATTGTCCGAGTCGCTCGGCGACGCGGTCTCGGTGCGCACCGCGACCCTCCCCGAGCCCGAGCACGGGCTGACCGAGGAGGCGCTCGCGAAGACCGACGTCCTGCTCTGGTGGGCGCACATCGCGCACCCGGAGGTGTCGGACGAGGTCGTGCAGCGGGTGCTGCGGCACGTGCAGGAGGGGATGGGCATCCTGATCCTGCACTCCGGGCACTACTCGAAGATCTTCCAGGCGCTGATGGGCACGACCTGCTCGCTGAAGTGGCGGAACGACCACGACCGCGAGCTGGTCTGGACGATCGCGCCGACCCATCCGATCGCCGAGGGCGTGCCGAGCCCGATCGTCATCCCCGAGCAGGAGATGTACGGCGAGTACTTCGACATCCCGGTGCCCGAGGAGACGGTCTTCCTCTCGACCTTCTCGGGCGGCGAGGTCTTCCGCTCCGGAGTGACCTACACCCGGGGCCTGGGCAAGGTGTTCTACTTCTCGCCCGGCGACCAGGACTACCCCGTCTACCACCACCCCGACATCAAGCGGGTGCTGGCTAACGCCGCGCAGTGGGCGCGCCCCAAGCGCGAGCGCACCCCGCTGACGGCCGACCACCACCCCCGAGGCTGGTTCGAGTCCTGA
- a CDS encoding alpha/beta fold hydrolase, with product MSGVLDLVAREADQVLRYGEAPEQIAEHYRGSGKGLVLVVHGGFWRARWDRSHARPLAAALADAGWSVLLLEYRRVGDEGGGRPGTFDDVLAAIAALPPLLPAEERPRTVLVGHSAGGHLALWSQAAHPSPHIDAVVSLAGVVDLRAAADERLGDGAVAELLGPDGPLDDLDPARLPGPPMPTVLLHGALDDEVPIAHSRRYCVAHPSARLVELPDADHYAPIDPRTPAFAALLAVLSTVPLHN from the coding sequence GTGAGCGGGGTCCTCGACCTCGTGGCGCGCGAGGCCGACCAGGTGCTCCGCTACGGCGAGGCACCGGAGCAGATCGCCGAGCACTACCGCGGCTCCGGTAAGGGCCTCGTGCTGGTCGTGCACGGCGGCTTCTGGCGCGCGCGCTGGGACCGGAGCCACGCGCGTCCGCTGGCCGCCGCGCTCGCCGACGCCGGCTGGTCGGTGCTGCTGCTCGAGTACCGGCGCGTCGGCGACGAGGGCGGCGGACGGCCGGGCACCTTCGACGACGTCCTCGCGGCGATCGCGGCGCTCCCGCCGCTGCTCCCCGCGGAGGAGCGCCCGCGCACGGTCCTGGTCGGCCACTCGGCCGGCGGCCACCTGGCGCTGTGGTCGCAGGCCGCACATCCCTCGCCGCACATCGACGCCGTCGTCTCGCTCGCCGGAGTCGTCGACCTGCGCGCCGCCGCCGACGAGCGGCTGGGCGACGGTGCGGTCGCGGAGCTGCTGGGGCCGGACGGCCCGCTCGACGACCTCGACCCGGCGCGGCTCCCCGGCCCGCCGATGCCGACCGTGCTGCTGCACGGCGCCCTCGACGACGAGGTCCCGATCGCGCACAGCCGCCGCTACTGCGTCGCGCACCCGTCCGCGCGCCTCGTCGAGCTCCCGGACGCCGACCACTACGCCCCGATCGACCCGCGCACCCCCGCGTTCGCCGCCCTCCTGGCCGTCCTCTCAACAGTGCCCCTGCACAACTGA